From Musa acuminata AAA Group cultivar baxijiao chromosome BXJ3-8, Cavendish_Baxijiao_AAA, whole genome shotgun sequence, one genomic window encodes:
- the LOC135644139 gene encoding uncharacterized protein LOC135644139: MPFGLKNAGATYQRTVNKMFAHQIGRNMEVYVDDMIVKSQEGRTHLTDLVETFATLRRFGMRLNPAKCAFGVTSGKFLGFIIHERGIDANPEKVQVIVNMQSPRTIKDLQRLNGRLVAMSHFLARSGDRCLPFFRALKNPKNFQWTAEYEEAFKQMKQHLASLPRLASVSPGEKLGLYLAASQHAVSSVLIKENSGEQLPVYYVSHVLNGPEERYPPIEKLALALVLSARKLRPYFQAHPVEVITDQPLRQVLSKFDVAGRLLKWAVELGEHDVRYVPKTAIKAQSVADFITELTQTEDTDLEQPPEPWVLHVDGSANSKGVGAGLVLWSPDGRSFERSLRFGYQATNNETEYEALLAGLRLALEMQVDALHVLTDSQLVAEQLSGGYEAWDPVMAKYLAQVKNLTTKFSHFALSNVPRGENERADALAKLASKPAPGVRPEIDELPARAIEIVAAVSGGAPITWVQELLCFKRDGTLPPDEVVARRLRRTHAWYSEVSGWLYKRSFTYPLLRCLEPDEAQTVLAEVHGRVCGEHIGGRTLAHKILRQGYYWPTMCRDAKAYVQRCSSCQEHARTPRQPAISLTPIDCAWPFAQWGLDLLGPFPLASGQRKYIVVGVDYFTKWVEAEPLATITERQMEKFVWRNLVTRFGLPKTIITDNGPQFAGRRFREFCASHGIQLRFSSVAHPQTNGLA, encoded by the coding sequence ATGCCTTTCGGATTGAAGAACGCCGGGGCTACGTACCAAAGAacagtgaacaagatgttcgcccaccagatcgggcgaaacatggaagtttacgttgacgacatgatcgtgaaaagccaagAGGGAAGAACTCATCTTACCGACCTGGTCGAGACATTCGCCACGCTACGCAGGTTCGGCATGCGTCTCAACCCCGCGaagtgcgctttcggcgtcacctcgggaaaattcctcgggttcatcatacacgaaagagggATCGATGCCAACCCAGAGAAGGTCCAGGTAATTGTCAACATGCAGTCGcctcggacgatcaaagacctgcagCGCCTTAACGGGAGACTCGTCGCCATGTCACACTTCCTtgcccgatcgggcgatcgctgcctccccttcttcagggcgctGAAGAACCCGAAGAATTTTCAATGGACGGCGGAGTACGAGGAAGCCTTCAAGCAAATGAAGCAACACTTGGCCAGCCTCCCCCGACTTGCCTCTGTCTCTCCCGGGGAAAAGCTCGGCCTCTACTTGGCTGCCTCCCAACACGCAGTCAGTTCTGTTCTGATCAAAGAAAACTCCGGCGAGCAGCTAccggtctactacgtcagccatgtCCTAAACGGGCCGGAGGAACGATACCCACCGATTGAGAAACTGGCACTAGCGCTTGTGCTATCAGCCCGGAagctacgcccctacttccaggctcacccagtggaggtcatcaccgaccaaccacttcgacaggtcttgtctaaatttgatgttgcgggacgtcttctcaaatgggcggtggagctcggcgagcatgacgTACGATACGTGCCCAAAACTGCCATCAAAGCCCAatccgtggccgacttcatcacAGAATTAACCCAGACCGAGGACACGGATCTGGAGCAACCTCCTGAACCATGGGTCTTGCACGTGGATGGGTCAGCCAACTCAAAGGGCGTCGGTGCAGGGCTGGTGCTGTGGTCTCCCGACGGACGATcattcgagcgctccctccgcttcgggtatcaagccaccaacaacgagacaGAATATGAGGCACTCCTAGCCggactcaggttggccctcgaaATGCAAGTGGATGCcttacacgtcctcaccgactcgcagctggtaGCCGAACAACTCAGCGGCGGATATGAGGCTTGGGACCCAGTCATGGCCAAGTACCTGGCGCAGGTAAAGAACCTGACCACCAAGTTCTCTCACTTTGCATTATCCAATGTTCCGAGGGGAGAAAACGAGCGAGCAGACGCGCTAGCTAAACTAGCGTCGAAGCCAGCCCCCGGAGTCCGGCCCGAGATCGACGAGCTCCCTGCCCGTGCCATCGAAATCGTAGCCGCGGTCTCCGGCGGCGCTCCAATCACGTGGGTGCAGGAGTTACTATGCTTCAAGCGGGACGGGACCCTTCCTCCCGACGAGGTTGTGGCTCGGCGCCTGCGTCGCACGCATGCATGGTACTCCGAGGTGAGTGGATGGCTCTATAAGCGGTCCTTCACATACCCCCTCCTACGgtgcttggagcccgacgaagctcAGACGGTTCTGGCTGAAGTCCACGGGAGGGTCTGCGgggaacacatcggcgggcgaaccctggcacacaaaatacttcgccaaggttactactggccgaccatgtgccgcgACGCGAAGGCTTATGTGCAGCGGTGCAGTTCGTGCCAAGAACATGCCCGCACACCCCGGCAGCCCGCGATCTCGCTCACCCCCATCGATTGCGCATGGCCATTTGCGCAGTGGGGTCTGGACCTGCTCGGGCCTTTCCCACTAGCCTCGGGACAGCGGAAGTACATCGTCGTGGgagtggattatttcacaaagtgggtcgaggccgaaccactgGCCACGATCACGGAGCGAcaaatggagaagttcgtgtggagGAACCTGGTGACCCGGTTTGGCTTGCCTAAAACCATTATTACGGACAACGGGCCTCAGTTCGCCGGTAGAAGGTTCCGGGAGTTCTGCGCAAGCCATGGAATCcaactaaggttcagctcggtggctcaccctcagacgaacgggctggCGTAA